From the Cololabis saira isolate AMF1-May2022 chromosome 24, fColSai1.1, whole genome shotgun sequence genome, the window CAACAACCTGAACTGGGATAAGTGACagttttggaccatttttacTCAGTTTATTAGAACAAGCTGgagaaaaaaactacaacaacatCATTTTTGTGCGACTTCATTCCTCagatctgcttttattttgtcatgAACGGGATTACAGTTCGGTTACGCTGTCCTTCCCAGAGTTGATTGGTTCTGACATGTTTGCagtgatgcattctgggaggaCGGTGAAGGTGTTTGAGCAGAGAAAGTGCTGGTTGTTCAGACGGTCAGATGGAGGGATTGAAGCCTCAGAACGTTTGCTGCTCACGTTCGTCCCAGACGGATTATTGGAGGTTTTAGATCAGAGACCTGTCACACTGATGCAACGATTAGCCGAAGCCGCTAACCGTCgctctgaaggagctgctgctcGTTCTCCATGTGCTCAAAACTACAGATATATTCAAAGACTGCAGCCGTGTCCAAGAATAAAACTACAGATGTGTTCTAGACTGCAGCCATCAATACAACTACAGCAGTGAATAACTATATACTGTGTTCAAGACCACTAGGCTTAAAATGCGTAAACAAGTAAACGTAGCtgtcaccaaattctgcaccaagccagtcctggtgaaaaatgtgatatttaatggtttacattaatgggcgtggcctaacggctcaacagcgccccctagaaaactttgtgcctcaagccccacgatacggtttgacgtacatgcatgaaaatcggtacacacctgtatcatatcacaacttaaagaaaagtctcttggcgccatggcccaaacccaacaggaagtcggccatttctaattaataatgtaattttggcgaaatttatgccattccttcggcaattaattcagcccgaaccgtaacgtgcacccagctgtgttatacatcaaaatgtgcgtctccctcctgcaacgacgtgcattacttttctcagtcaaaaacgtTGGCATATCTTGataaaggaatatctgaataaaattaagattgtcagaatctgccgggttctgtgtctctcacgatgttttcgtttttctgctacgagctacagttttctcacaaatcatcgttatttgagaccttgtcagaagccaaaatctgggtttttccCACAGCAAAACCAGGGAGGTTGttatcaccatggcaaccgcaggtgaaattttctagttattactattattattattatttttttttttttgcattttatgttttatttattatctcCATTTAATGGGAAATCAGTGATAGGCATTTGCATTTaccactgtttttgttttctgtatgCCACTTTTGTTCATCCATTACTTTTCTCCATTGATCATTTGTtactgccatgtttttatttatctattttatctatTGCCTCTTTGCTTTGTACTGctcttttaaatattatttttttatttttctatacacatttttatgtactattccatcaacctgcccagggactacaggtggaaaatagcaagtTGCTACGACCTGgcacaatgcatattctcttTGTCTTTTTGTTGCACTGTcactgttttgaaataaataaataaataaataaataaataaattacaaattactcatctgtctatttattatttaactgtaCAAAGACTATCTTCCGTAGTTAGGCCTCCCTTGTGAGTGCCTGGCTAGTATGTATGCCGCTTTTGTTCATCCATTACTTTTCTCCATTGATCATTTgttactgccatgtttttttgccaaaaagcgcgcccacccttcatctgattgatccatatttgatagttcctactttctgccataagttttgaatggtttgatgtaaagagtcgtgggtggtgtcatcggactcagtattgagtccttgaacataattggtgcaaattagcctttACCTGACTCCACGTCCAGCGAGTACTTGTCGATGGACAGGTTCATGGTCTGGTAGGCGTTGTTGGCGAAGTCCTCCAGGATCAGGTAGACGGCGTTGGTGACGCCGCGGGGAACCGGTTTACCAAAGCGCATCCTGCTGTTCACCACGATGCTGCCGTTCCGGAAGTTCAGGATCTCCAGGTTCTGGAAGTTGTTCAGGTTGGACTGCAGGTACGGGGACAGCtgtggagacaggaagtggttaGGAGGTTGGACTGCAGGTACGGGGACAGCTGTGGAGACAGGAAGTCGTTAGGAGGTTGGACTGCAGGTACGGAGACAGCTGTGGAGACAGGAAGTCGTTAGGAGGTTGGACTGCAGGTAcggagacaggaagtggttaGGAGGTTGGACTGCAGGTACGGGGACAGCtgtggagacaggaagtggttaGGAGGTTGGACTGCAGGTACGGAGACAGCtgtggagacaggaagtggttaGGAGGTTGGACTGCAGGTACGGGGACAGCTGTGGAGACAGGAAGTCGTTAGGAGGTTGGACTGCAGGTAcggagacaggaagtggttaGGAGGTTGGACTGCAGGTACGGAGACAGCTGTGGAGACAGGAAGTCGTTAGGAGGTTGGACTGCAGGTACGGAGACAGCtgtggagacaggaagtggttaGGAGGTTGGACTGCAGGTACGGGGACAGCTGTGGAGACAGGAAGTCGTTAGGAGGTTGGACTGCAGGTACGGAGACAGCTGTGGAGACAGGAAGTCGTTAGGAGGTTGGACTGCAGGTACGGAGACAGCTGTGGAGACAGGAAGTCGTTAGGAGGTTGGACTGCAGGTACGGGGACAGGAAGTGGTTAGGAGGTTGGACTGCAGGTACGGGGACAGCTGTGGAGACAGGAAGTCGTTAGGAGGTTGGACTGCAGGTACGGAGACAGCtgtggagacaggaagtggttaGGAGGTTGGACTGCAGGTACGGGGACAGCTGTGGAGACAGGAAGTCGTTAGGAGGTTGGACTGCAGGTACGGGGACAGGAAGTGGTTAGGAGGTTGGACTGCAGGTACGGAGACAGCTGTGGAGACAGGAAGTCGTTAGGAGGTTGGACTGCAGGTACGGGGACAGGAAGTGGTTAGGAGGTTGGACTGCAGGTACGGGGACAGGAAGTGGTTAGGAGGTTGGACTGCAGGTACGGGGACAGGAAGTGGTTAGGAGGTTGGACTGCAGGTACGGGGACAGGAAGTGGTTAGGAGGTTGGACTGCAGGTAcggagacaggaagtggttaGGAGGTTGGACTGCAGGTACGGGGACAGGAAGTGGTTAGGAGGTTGGACTGCAGGTACGGGGACAGGAAGTGGTTAGGAGGTTGGACTGCAGGTAcggagacaggaagtggttaGGAGGTTGGACTGCAGGTACGGAGACAGCTGTGGAGACAGGAAGTCGTTAGGAGGTTGGACTGCAGGTACGGAGACAGCtgtggagacaggaagtggttaGGAGGTTGGACTGCAGGTACGGGGACAGGAAGTCGTTAGGAGGTTGGACTGCAGGTACGGAGACAGCtgtggagacaggaagtggttaGGAGGTTGgaccatagatatatataaaggctagatgactcaaggcagagtctccagcgtcgtcacacggcggccatcttgccacaggagactcgctcactcataacattgtgtttaatggtgcatgtactgcttaaacaaccttaacttgctcaattctcaacagattttcaaacagtttggtttgttatgaatgtcagagatgtagttatgacactgcatacttgtgaataattataaacattgaaaaacgtacttttgtatcaaaataaccagaaacagatagctatgacatggtatttgtattaaatgaatatttctatTCATTTAATGTCTTTTTGCTGCACTGTtactgttttgaaataaataaatacattacaaattactcatctgtctatttattatttaactgtaCAGAGACTCCGTAGTTAGTCCTCCCTTGTGAGCGGCCTtgctaggttttgtgtgttagcaaaaagaaaaagcaatctttttcgcccgaaccgtaacgtgcacctaggtgtgttgtacatcaaaatgtgcgtctccatcctgcgacaacacgcattacttttctcattcaaaagcgttaccgtggcgacgatagactcCAAAAACCgcacctccccttcatctgattggtccatatttgatagttcctactttctgccataacttttgaatggtttgacataaagactcgtgggtggtgtcatcggactcaggtttgactccttgacctttattggtgaaatttgcacgcgcgagggcccgttcatccgttcatcgctgcttgcagctttaaatatctgttgttttttctaaaaagatcaataaattCCCGTTTTCTCACCAGCTGGATGAATCTCTGCTCCAGAGCCTTGTACTCGCTGGAACTCTTGTTGAACAGATCCATGGAGAACACCATGTTGGTGACCCGGAGGCTGAAGAAGACCGTCAGGGCTCTGCCGGGTCTGTTGGGCAAGGCAACGCCGAGGTCCGAGCCCTGCGCTCCGCTGGAGAAAACTCCGCTGGAGAACCCGCCGCTGTCGCCCTCGGGTGCTACACCACCTTCGGGTGCTACACCGCCGTACTGCAGCAGGTCGATGCTAACGTCGATGCCAGGCAGGTCCGAGAACTCCGGGTCCAAAGGTTGGAGGTCCAACGCTGAAGAGCTGCTGTTAGCGCTTCCTTGACGGAAATCTCCGTCATCTATCTCTCCAAAAGGTTCCTCTACGGTTCCAGAAGGTTCTACTTTCCCTCCAAAAGGTTCCTCTACGGTTCCAGAAGGTTCTACTTCCCCTCCAAAAGGTTCCTCTACGGTTCCAGAAGGTTCTACTTCCCCTCCTGAAGGTTCTACGTCAATTCCAAGGGATTCCACTTCTGCCAATGGTTCTACCTCCTCTTGAGAAGCTTCTATTCCCTCACTAGAGGGATTTACTTCGATGGTTGGCAGTTCTATTTCTACTCCTGAAAGCTCTGTTTTTCCTCCGGGAGATTCTTCTCCGACTCCCAAAGGTTCTTCCTCTCCATTAGACGGTTCTCCTTTTGCTTCAGAAGGTTCTACTTCCTCACTTGAAAGGTTGCTACCCAAAGTTTCCATTCCCTCTTCATCGACTTTGTCGATTGTTCCAGAAGGTTCAACGTCAACTATGAAAGATCCTGCTGGTTCCCCTGAAGGTGTGACCTCAACGACTGAAGGTTCTACTTCAGTTTCCATTGATTCTATCGTCACGTCTGAAGCTTCTACTTCTCCCATTGATTCTACCTTCAAATCTGAAGGTTCTCCTTCTATTTCTATTGATTCCACCTTCACATCTGAAGCTTCTACTTCTCCCATTGATTCTACCGTCATATCTGAAGGTTCTACTTTGGTTTCTATTGATTCTACGTTCAAATCTGAAGGTTCTACTTCGGTTTCCACTGATTCTTCAGCGACCAACGATGGAGAGTCGTCTGAGGACAGAGTTTCTACTGGAGATTCGGTCACATCGTCCAGGTTTTCCAGGTTATGGTGTTCATGAGGGAACAGATCCTCGTTTACTGGAGAATCCGTCACATCGTCCAGGTGTTCGTGGGGAAACAGATCCTCGTCCTCTGGAACAGAATCAGAAACTCTGGTGAAGGGTGAGTCCTTCTCAGGCGATAGCGCGATGCTTTGGTCCGGAGTATAAACCGGTGTGCTGGTCGTCGTGACGACCGTGACCTCGTCCTCAACGAGGTCGTGGTCCAGCACCGTCGCCGTCGTCGTGACGACCATGACCTCGTCCTCAACCAGATCCTGGTCCAGAACCGCCGCCGTCGTAGCCGAGGTCGTAGTGAAGATGGCGTCTACATGCTGCTCCTCCAGGATCTCGACCTCGTCGTGGGTTTTTGTTCCTGGCAGAAAAagttcctggtcctcgaggaaGATCTCCGGTTCAGAAATGGACGTTGAATCGTAGCTGAATTCACCGGCAGTGACGGCCTCTACGAAGACCGGCGAATCGGCTGTTGGTGGAGCTTTGGTGTAAATGTTCTCTGGTACTTCAGGGGCGATGAAAACCTCCATCCCCTCCTGGCCTGGCACTTCCTGTTCAGGTGCAGCTGTAACTGCTGGTAGCTGCaaaacaaggcaaggcaagtttatttgtatagcacaattcaactcAAGGTAAtttaaagtgatttacatcaacattaaaagcagaaataacaaataaaatgaaataaaatgataagaaaagaggtaaaataataaaagcagcaGTTGTTAAGAGTAAGGGCAgaagatccagcaggttcatctcattcttacaatggcaagaattacgtttctatacggtcaaaacgtacaaagactggtctttgtacgttttgaccgtatagaaacgtaattctggccattgacccggtctttgtacgtgtgaggttaattaacctttaaacttgtttttgtccttatgaaactgtcacatgctttaTTAACAGATGTCAcagcagccacttcctgatctactcagggTTTGGACTGTCCTGGTTCAATCACTGTACTGTAATGTCATGATTCaatcacacgttatcacttccacccactGTCTAATGTTCACTGTCCATATACGGTCAGttcctgtcaagtttctcaataaaaccatcatgcaggaggaggaactttggggaagctcaggagttctcaatgagagTCTTGTTACTATGCACTCTTCGTttcccccttctgcagaagtggtTAAAAACCATTCCAGCAGTTTCAGATGTCTTTCTTGTTGTGGACTTGGTTTAATGCTGATTTAGACCTAACATTACATTTTTACCAtgtagaaacgtaattctcatcagatatgtgaaataagacctggaaacagacattgtggcatagaattgtcaaattggtttaattgaccgtacgaattgttacagattactttgtaatcctgtatttgacccggtctttgtacgttttgaccgtatagtaacgtaattcttgccattgacaCGGTCTTTGTACGGTATTATTTCACACAATTGACGAGAATtgcgtttctatacggtcaaaacctaCAAAGACCGGTCTTTGtaggttttgaccgtatagaaacgcattaaataacaaataaaatgaaataaaatgcttGGTGTTTACCTCTTTTACTCCAGTGGTTTCCTGAAGGTCAGTATCTGTATCTGTATCTGCAACAACAGCAGGTTCCCAGGTCCAAGTTTCAGGTAGTGGCCTGGTCAGGGTGTAGTCCTCACTGAGTCCAGATGATTCCACCGTTAGCATCGATAGCTCCTCACTCAGGGTTCCTGGAGTCAGGGATACGAGTGTTTGGTCCGTAGTGGAGTCTGGAACCAGAAATGGTTCTTCGGAATCTGCAGACGATTCTTCTGAACCTGGAGCCGGGTCAGTCTGAGTTTCTGCAGATTGATCTTTCTCTGAAACTAGACCTTCTGTTGCAGCAACATCTTCATCTCCAT encodes:
- the LOC133425121 gene encoding interphotoreceptor matrix proteoglycan 2-like; this encodes MEDEGFLLSNTPSVGTRNSGGDQTVPAEGFPAANTPPTVRTFTTTESETSFDDKSGSGFSGDGQETEPPMWETSAQPGSLEVLPPPDLELDGDEDVAATEGLVSEKDQSAETQTDPAPGSEESSADSEEPFLVPDSTTDQTLVSLTPGTLSEELSMLTVESSGLSEDYTLTRPLPETWTWEPAVVADTDTDTDLQETTGVKELPAVTAAPEQEVPGQEGMEVFIAPEVPENIYTKAPPTADSPVFVEAVTAGEFSYDSTSISEPEIFLEDQELFLPGTKTHDEVEILEEQHVDAIFTTTSATTAAVLDQDLVEDEVMVVTTTATVLDHDLVEDEVTVVTTTSTPVYTPDQSIALSPEKDSPFTRVSDSVPEDEDLFPHEHLDDVTDSPVNEDLFPHEHHNLENLDDVTESPVETLSSDDSPSLVAEESVETEVEPSDLNVESIETKVEPSDMTVESMGEVEASDVKVESIEIEGEPSDLKVESMGEVEASDVTIESMETEVEPSVVEVTPSGEPAGSFIVDVEPSGTIDKVDEEGMETLGSNLSSEEVEPSEAKGEPSNGEEEPLGVGEESPGGKTELSGVEIELPTIEVNPSSEGIEASQEEVEPLAEVESLGIDVEPSGGEVEPSGTVEEPFGGEVEPSGTVEEPFGGKVEPSGTVEEPFGEIDDGDFRQGSANSSSSALDLQPLDPEFSDLPGIDVSIDLLQYGGVAPEGGVAPEGDSGGFSSGVFSSGAQGSDLGVALPNRPGRALTVFFSLRVTNMVFSMDLFNKSSSEYKALEQRFIQLLSPYLQSNLNNFQNLEILNFRNGSIVVNSRMRFGKPVPRGVTNAVYLILEDFANNAYQTMNLSIDKYSLDVESGDRADPCKFQACNDFSRCLVNRWSGEAECVCDVGYVSVDGLPCQSICDVKDDFCLNDGKCDVIPGKGAICRCRVGENWWYRGEHCEEYVSEPLVVGIAIASVVGFLGGAAAIVFFLARTLREQYRGEDSEDPLRRRESLPSPDQSTKFNPMFESDPVTAQYYRRYDDGVPQGDPVPAQYYRRHDDGVTQKLSRDPSSEETRPVHQNTNLTSEEVQERLRILDLCSRDQNFADFVRQTQVFLERRGSSAT